The following are encoded together in the Natator depressus isolate rNatDep1 chromosome 10, rNatDep2.hap1, whole genome shotgun sequence genome:
- the UBFD1 gene encoding ubiquitin domain-containing protein UBFD1, producing the protein GAVGANPGARRFPAPPAGGLYTIIMAAASASPDDADEPGMETEAQNLQLSCGDAGESHASAAGKALEMDPLQEDSAISQASVSNGGDSETGKDLVELKIIWNKNKYDVKFLLDSTGADLKEKIHSLTGLPPTMQKVMFKGLLPEEKTLREIKVTNGAKIMVVGSTINDVLAVNTPKEAGQQEVKAEENKKEPLCRQKQHRKVLDKGKPEDVMPSVKGVQERLPTVPLSGMYNKTGGKVRLTFKLEQDQLWIGTKERTEKIPMGSIKNVVSEPIEGHEDYHMMAFQLGPTEASYYWVYWVPTQYVDAIKDTVLGKWQYF; encoded by the exons GGCGCCGTGGGGGCCAATCCCGGCGCGCGGCGTTTCCCAGCACCCCCCGCGGGCGGATTGTACACAATCATCATGGCCGCGGCCTCTGCCTCCCCTGACG ACGCTGATGAGCCCGGTATGGAAACAGAAGCTCAGAACCTGCAGCTTAGCTGTGGAGATGCTGGGGAAAGCCATGCCTCTGCTGCTGGAAAAGCCCTGGAAATGGACCCGCTGCAAGAGGATTCAGCCATTTCACAGGCCTCGGTCAGCAACGGCGGCGATTCCGAGACTGGGAAGGATCTAGTAGAATTAAAAATCatttggaacaaaaataaatacgATGTGAAGTTCTTGCTTGACAGCACAGGGGCTGATCTGAAAGAGAAAATCCACTCACTCACAG GCCTTCCACCCACTATGCAGAAAGTCATGTTTAAGGGACTTCTACCAGAGGAGAAAACGTTACGGGAAATCAAAGTAACAAATGGTGCAAAAATAATGGTGGTTGGTTCCACTATCAATGATGTGCTAGCAGTAAATACTCCCAAAGAAGCTGGTCAACAAGAGGTGAaagctgaagaaaataaaaaagagccACTTTGTAGACAAAAG CAACACAGAAAAGTATTGGATAAAGGAAAACCTGAAGACGTGATGCCTTCTGTTAAGGGTGTTCAG GAACGCCTGCCAACAGTGCCCTTATCCGGCATGTACAACAAAACAGGGGGGAAAGTGAGGCTGACCTTTAAACTAGAGCAAGATCAGCTGTGGATAGGCACTAAAG AGAGAACAGAAAAAATACCCATGGGGTCCATTAAAAATGTGGTGAGTGAACCTATTGAAGGACATGAGGATTATCACATGATG GCATTTCAACTGGGCCCTACAGAAGCATCTTACTACTGGGTCTACTGGGTACCTACTCAATATGTTGATGCAATCAAAGACACAGTACTGGGCAAATGGCAGTATTTTTGA